The window aactgaaccagagctgaactagaactgaagtagaactgaattagaactgaactagaactgaNNNNNNNNNNNNNNNNNNNNNNNNNNNNNNNNNNNNNNNNNNNNNNNNNNNNNNNNNNNNNNNNNNNNNNNNNNNNNNNNNNNNNNNNNNNNNNNNNNNNTATTATGTCGTCCCATTACTGGTCTATTTACTCGAGATCCTCTACCCGATGATGCTTATATACATGTTGCTACGATACCGGCAGGAGCTTCTAATATTTCTATTACTGAATTGAAAAATAGCATGAATTTGTTGGGTGAGTTGGATTTTATCACTATAATATAGATGAAGTCTTGAATCTATATTTTGAACTCCTATATTTTCATAGTGCTAAGTACTGATGAAGATAGTTATATTATCAATGGTGATAACACGGTTTCTCTAAGTGGTGCCTATGAAGCTGCTGGTGCTGTTTTCGACTATCATCGTTTAGATGGTTTGCAAGAGCATGGTGAAGGTGTTACCGAATGGGTTACTTGCACGGGACCTATAAGAGATAATGTGGAATTGATGGTAAGAAGAGAAAGCTTCTTATTTAGAATATTCTGTTGATACTTTATTCCATTTCATTTTCCTTTCCAGATCTACAGCAAAACTATGAATCCCGGcattaaatatgaatatttactGCCCATTACCTCTGATTCGGAAGAAAATGAAGTATCGTTAGAAAGTGATGGTTTTCTAAAATCGGGCGGAGAAGAAACGTCCATTAGTGCCAGTCATAGTACAAAACGTCGTCGTTACAACTGGAAGGTGATAGGTTTTAGCACTTGTTCCAAGTCATGTGGAGGTGGCACACAGACTCCCATCATAAGATGTGTACGTGAGAACCCCTTACGTTATTATTCCCAAAGAAGATGTATGCACGCCGAGAAGCCGGTTATCAATGAAAATCTCTTAAGATGTAATACCCAACCTTGCCCAGCTTACTGGCGTTTAGATGATTGGGGTGAATGTCGTTGTCATCACGGTGAGGGATCTAAGGAACGTGAATTAAGTTGCGTACAAGAATTGGCTTCGGGTATTGTTATACATGTTGATAATTCGGCTTGTATGGAGGAGAAACCAATTGTAAAGAAACCCTGTGATTGTCCCAAGAATCGTAGACGTTCTAATCAACGTTATCGTTTGCACGGCTTAAGTCCCAATGCCTCACATACCCCTGTTAGGCGTAACGAACGAGCTGGGACTTGGTTAATGTCGGATTGGAGTCAATATTGTTCGTCGGATTGTGGTATGGGAGTTGAATATAGAACCATTTATTGTGATCGCTCTAAGCCCAATTCGGAAAGATGTGATTTCCGTGCTACACCCGAAATTACCAGATCTTGTGAACGTTCAGATAATTGTGAGACGGGAGAATGGTTTTCGGGTCCTTGGACGCCCTGTAATGGCAATTGCTTTAATTTGACTAGAACAAGACAGGTTTTATGTATACAAAATCAATTGATTGTAGAAGATGAAGATTGTAAACCCGAGTTAAGACCCTCAAATGTGGAGAAATGTTCACATGAAGAAGTGGAATATTGTGGACCTAGATGGCATTATTCTGAATGGTCAGAGGTAGGTTAAAANNNNNNNNNNNNNNNNNNNNNNNNNNNNNNNNNNNNNNNNNNNNNNNNNNNNNNNNNNNNNNNNNNNNNNNNNNNNNNNNNNNNNNNNNNNNNNNNNNNNactagaactgaactagaactgaactagaactgaactagaactgaactagaactgaactagaactgaactagaactgaactagaactgaactagaactgaactagcaccaGACTTGATCTAAGTTAatgttattatagaaaatttttatgcaaaatttccaaaaactttttacttaCCAAGGCCATaattaataattgatttaacattttgaaccaaaaatattattgttgtgaCGTGTgtgatataaattaaatttacattgaTTTTAATGACagaattccaaaaaaaagttataaacttaaaattcgGTTATAACTCTTGTTGTCTATTTAAGGAAGCGTTTAGTTATGTAGTTAAAATTTGTTCAAGATATCAGAAACTTTATCTGAATATACTTTTTGATttagtatttttgttataatttattataatttatgtcGTTAAagatttgtaaacatttttggatTTAAGTGTGTGCCCGACCGTACataatcttttttaattaattactaaactcCAATTTAAGCTGTTAAactgttttattaaaactatgaatttttaattgtgTAGATAATCAGATCTatgtagaaatatataaatattccagGGGACCCCCTACCGAATGATTTAGTAGATAAAGTGttaagattttttctaaaacttataCCGCCATTTCGAGCataattaagtaattaattataataaatctttttttttttaaattatgcctttaaatatgaattaaataaatagttgAACTATATTATGAAGTTTAACTTGAACAGGTTAAAGTTTAAGAGTGGGTGTTTCTTTTGGATgggaataaaaaaaagttttgaaatattaatcTATTCAGTGGTCATGACTTTAATGCTGATTAAtgagaatttaaagattttttaaaaagcgAATATTTGAAGATAaggaaacaatattttaaataaataacttttcttcattttacttgttttataaaatttgcaatattttcccctaattttaaaattgtattcaattttttaaaaacctgCTTAATAATCTTAATACCTTTAAAGCTAATAAATCTTTATTGTCTTGCcaactaaatatttaacaaattt of the Lucilia cuprina isolate Lc7/37 chromosome 2, ASM2204524v1, whole genome shotgun sequence genome contains:
- the LOC111681946 gene encoding ADAMTS-like protein 4 translates to CRPITGLFTRDPLPDDAYIHVATIPAGASNISITELKNSMNLLVLSTDEDSYIINGDNTVSLSGAYEAAGAVFDYHRLDGLQEHGEGVTEWVTCTGPIRDNVELMIYSKTMNPGIKYEYLLPITSDSEENEVSLESDGFLKSGGEETSISASHSTKRRRYNWKVIGFSTCSKSCGGGTQTPIIRCVRENPLRYYSQRRCMHAEKPVINENLLRCNTQPCPAYWRLDDWGECRCHHGEGSKERELSCVQELASGIVIHVDNSACMEEKPIVKKPCDCPKNRRRSNQRYRLHGLSPNASHTPVRRNERAGTWLMSDWSQYCSSDCGMGVEYRTIYCDRSKPNSERCDFRATPEITRSCERSDNCETGEWFSGPWTPCNGNCFNLTRTRQVLCIQNQLIVEDEDCKPELRPSNVEKCSHEEVEYCGPRWHYSEWSEVG